One Peromyscus leucopus breed LL Stock chromosome 20, UCI_PerLeu_2.1, whole genome shotgun sequence genomic window, tctgggacacacacacacacacacacacacacacacaccctttccatATCTCCTGTCCTTGCCGGTGGGAGACAGCAGCACCAGCCGGGGCCCATTTTGGTAACTGTGGGTTGTTTTAAAGTACAATGTGTTTACTCTGCTTGTAGGTGGTTCAAAGATCTTAGCAAGGGAAAAAAACAGGACAAAGGCGAGTAGGTCACAATGAGTGGCGGTTAATTCTCAGGAGTGGGAGTCGGGGTGCCTGCTACTTTGCCTCTTGCACTTTGCTGCTTGGAGCGGAGAAGGAGCTTCCTCCCTGTCTCAAGGGATCACCACTTCTGAGATCTGCCGAAGTCGCTCCTGTTTCTCCTTGGTTTCATGGACTCCTTTGATCTCACCATCATCACGGCCAGAGCTTCCCGTACACCCTCAAGTCCTCCTTGTTTACTTACAGAGTGCTCAGGTTGTTTTTGCTGACATTGCTTGTTGTGTGAGATTCTGTTTGTGTCCTGACAAAtgaagcttgcttggagtcagagggcggagctagccactagttaaccagagAGGCCTGGAGGCCcctacagagaggagacaggaagtgagaaggTTGGGTGGAGAGAGGATCTAACCCTTTTGGACAGAGGAACGGAAGAgataggaagtcactggtggctgctcccctgcttctctgatctctcagggtTTTAGCCCGTATCtgattcctggtttttattgataagattaattagatttgcACATCAATGGCTGTTGTGTGTCCTTAGGTAAGTCATCGTGTCTGTCATGAGATACAACTCTTCTCACATCTTGTTTTTCCTCCAAAGTTCCATGGGGAAAAATACTGATTTCTGTACCTTGATCTTGGGCTCAATTCCATCTTAAAGAATGAAAAACCAAGGCTCAGAAAGTACATAGGCAGGGCAGGACTGACTGCTGAGGACTCTATGCTGGAATTTTCCTCCACAGGGAGGCTTGTTCTCACCACACTCAGGGCTCCCTCTGTCACCCCTGCCCCCCTCTGACCATGGGGAGGACCTGGCCAGTGCCTTGCTACGCCTTGCTTGTCCTCTGGTGGAGATACAGCTGTCCTGGGATATTAAGACATGAGGTGAGGGAGCAGGCTCCTCACCTGAGAGGGCCGTGCTGGGTGGTGATGTCAGCTGGTGACAGATACACCCACACTGAGGGCAAAGGCTAAGCGATGCTTACTCTACAGCTTGGTAATCCCAGCCTGCACTGGGAGGAAGACGAATGGGAGGTTTTTTCCCAGGCCAGCTCTGTTGCCATTCTCTCTTCCCTCAGCACTGGACTCTAGCCAAGCTTTATTTTCCTGTCCATCATTTTCCAAGAGTTCCTTTGTGCCTCTGAAATCGCGTTCCCCTGCTCTGACGTTTCTTTAGCCTTTGGAGATAAGGAATAAAATGTGTCTGCCATCAGCTCCTGGTGCCGCATTATTTTGCTTCCAAAAATCCCTTTAAAACCTCATTGTCTGCTTTTCTGCACCTTTGGATGCTCAGCGGTCCAGCAGTCAGTCACTCGCGGTAAACACAGTCTGAGACTGCCCGTGGCACAGCAGGGCTCTGGGCACGGAAGGGCAATCTGAAATGAGATTGGCACGTTACTAAATGCTGAATGTCAACCTCAATGGACTTTTGTGCCTATCTTTGAAAAAATTCTAACCTGTGACATCCAGAATTatggacataaacacacacacacatacacacacacacactcaccactgctgccgccaccaccatcaccatacCACATAGACCAAGAGGCAAGGGGGTGaaaagtgtgtaagtgtgtgagcAAAGGTAGGTTCGACTTCAGAGAGGCAAAGGGAGCATTTGCATCTTAAAGGGGACATTGAGTAAATACCAGGATGCTTTCACAGTGTTGTCAGGACAGAGAACAGAGGTGTTTATCttgtggaaacaggaagtgcagcaAAAACAGAACTCCCCCTCCATCACAGAGTCACATCCCCTCAGTCATCCCAGGAATCTCCACAACCTCTCTGGAGAGACAGTCTTTCCCCCATTCATTACTAGAATATAGAAGCCCATTGAAAGTTCAATGACTCCTTCCTTAAGGAAGTCCCAGGTTGGTTGCCATAGCAACAACAAAGCAACACGTCGGGCCCTGTCACCACCACCTTCCCCCTTCTTCATGCTATTTCCCAATCCTGTCGTCATTTTTCATGAGTCTCCAAGCTCACTCGGGGTTGCCCAACTCTTGCTTAATAAGGCGGTGCTCAGGGTGAAGGATAGGCGCCCTCAGCTGTTTCCTTTAAGGGGAATTTGTCTCTTGTTGGCCTGGTGGAACACATCCAGAGTACACACGGCAGGAATCCCACCGAGAGCCCTGCAGCCTTACCCATGAAGGGAAGAGACCAGTGTCCAAGTGGCTCACATGTAGCCTGGTCTGCTCGGTGGACATGTCTCCTCCCTCTGAGTCCAGGGACAGGTCTGTTTCCCAGCCTGGAGCTGCCTGTCAATCAACTGCACACCGACTGCACATCCAGAGAGCTGAGGAACCCAAAGGGCCTTCAACCGAGTTCCTCTTCAAAGACGCTGATTCTGCGGCAGTGATGGGTCAGCCACAGGCTTAATCCACCCCTCTGCATCTGGGCTTTTGAGTTCATCCCCCCTGAAGGTGGAACAGAGATGGGTTCCAGGTGCCTCCAGTCAGTCATTCCCAGCTTAACGGCTCTCAGTTTCCCAACACCATCGTCATCACCGTCTTCACGATCAGTATTGCTGATCTGGTGCCAGCAGCTCACCTGGGTATCACGCAGTCTGAGGGGGGACAACAACTCCTAGCACAATTCTGAGTGGTTCATGAGACAGCCCTTCCTGGGGAACATGAAAATCACAGTCCTGCATCCAGAGGCACTCGGGTAGGCAATGCCCCACAAAGGTTTGATGCAGAAAGGGAGCAAATAAGGACAGTCCCACCCTCAGTGTCTTGGGTGGGTTAACTCTGTGGTTCTGCAGAGAAGCCACCCCCAAGCCATTCTCCTACACTCGGACACTgattcctgtctttctcttgtgTGTGCCCAGAATGTGACATATGGCACCACCAGATAGAACAAGGGCTTATTTGAAGTCTTCAAGGCCCATTCTTAAATGGGCCAATCTACTCCCTGTCTAAATATTAAATTTACTAATTATGTCATACACCATTGTGTGTGACTATTATTTTCTATCTGTCCCGTTCATCTTCTTCATAGCCCAGAAAGCCACAAGAGGGTAAGAACCACAGAAACCAATCCCTTTCCACCCAGGCACAGAGGGTAACAACACAGAACCAAGGCCCTGTGCTGGGACGGAAGACAATAGTCCTGGGTCCAGTCTTACTCTCAACTTCCTACAGGACACTGGAACTCACTCCCTTCACTCATAAAGCATGGGAGATCCCAGGGATCTCCGAGCTCCCCTGAACATGCTGGGCCTACCCCTAAAATGGCATCCTACCACTATGGTCCTCTGGGGGTGACTGCGCCTCCCCGTTGTATCCCAGTGCCCAGTATCCATAGGCCTCCTTTATTTCTTAGCAAAAGAGATGAGGGAGAATGCAGCTCATTGGAAGGACTAAGATCTGAAGTGTCTCCAAGGTAACTGGGATCAGAGAAGCCTAGACACCAAGGGGCAACTAGTCTCCAGGACCTGAGTTCCCGAACCAAGTTCCTGAATGCTAAGGCGGAACCTGCCAGGCCATGGGGATGAGGTGACTGCCTTtggctctccctccccagctgtgacacacacaccagGCTCAGCAGCCACCTCCACACCAGTTGCAAGCCAATGAAGTTGTGTCAGCAGCGTCCCTCGGCACACCGGTATCGCCCAGCCCACCCGGACTGTGCCCACAGGCTGTATCTCCATGCCAGTGCTCAACACACCAGGTTTCTAGGTACTGTACTCCTTGCTTATTCAGAGGACTTCCGGATTTCCACCTCCAAGGAAGAGCCAGAGCAGCATCTCCTTTGtggttctctttcctccctcaccATTTCCTTCCCACAGCCTCTCCACAGGAGTCAGAGAGACTCAGTGAATGAAACAGCCCCAACCTGGGGACTGAAAAAAGACCACCGAAGTGGCTGGACGTGAATGGCCAGACACATTTTAAATCCTGACTTGTCtaaatcctcccccccccccgtgagttACTGGTATCTCATCCACCACCTGCCCCCAGGAAGGGATCTAACTGTGTGTCACAGACAACAGAGTTGATCCCTTTGTGATCTACATGGTAAGGGAGGCTCCGGCATGTGTGGGACAGCAGACGGAAAGAAATAAGCAGCCTAGCCGCCAAGTGGCTGGGTGTGTGACTGGATGATTGTTCACAGGTCTGCCTCCTGTGGGACCCCAAGATTCCTCATCTGCACAGCGTCTCCAGGGACCCAAGATTCCTCATCTGCACAGCGTCTCCAGGGACCCAAAGATTCCTCATCTGCACAGCGTCTCCAGGGACCCAAGGTTCCTCATCTGCACAGCTTCTCCAGGGACCCAAGGTTCCTCATCTGCACAGCTTCTCCAGGGACCCAAGGTTCCTCATCTGCACAGCTTCTCCAGGGACCCCAAGATTCCTCATCTGCACAGCTTCTCCAGGGACCCAAGGTTCCTCATCTGCACAGCTTCTCCAGGGACCCCAAAATTCCTCATCTGCACAGCTTCTCCAGGGACCCAAGATTCCTCATCTGCACAGCTTCTCCAGGGACCCCAAAATTCCTCATCTGCACAGCTTCTCCAGGCTCTAACATTCTGCCCGTTTTATTCTTCTTTGCTCCTGTGCCCATCACCAGCATGTTCTTGGTATTGTTGTGCAGTGGgtgttaaggtgtgtgtgtgtgtgtgtgtgtgtgtgtgtgtgtgtgtgtgtgtgatttcacgTAGGTACctcctctgggtgtgtctgaTGCTCTTGATCACGCAGGAAGCGACACCTTGCTTCTTAGAAGTACGATTTCAGGTGGAAAGAGGGCGCTGCCGCTTTGCTGCTAAAACTTCCTGGGAGAATCTTGGGGACTCCGCGCTGCCCATCACAAGCCACGTGGATCTGTGTGAGGAGCAGACACGGCGTGCAGTTTCACGTAGGCGTGAGTCTCAAGTACTGAGCTCCACCGGAACATTGAGGTCAACAGACACAACTAGTGAGAGAGCTCACACTAGTGAGAGAGCACACTAGTGAGAGAGCACACACTAGTGAGCTGAGCACGGTGCAAAGGGAACCACATATGGCCCGGCCCTTCACACGCAGGCTGGTGGTGTCTAGAAGACACCAAATATGGAGGAAGTGCGGCCACCCTCGTGCACAGTCAAGCAAGAAAAATGCTTCAAGTCTGGGTGtcacggggaggggggggtgaGCACACGGGGGGGGGAGTCAGCACACGGGGGGCAGTGAGCACATGGGGGGGCAGTGAGCACATGGGGGGGCAGTGAGCACAGGGGGGGCAGTGAGCACATGGGGCAGTGAGCACACGGGGGGGGGCAGTGAGCACATGGGGGGGCAGTTGGCACACACGGGGGGCAGTCAGCACACGGGGGGGGGCAGTCAGCACACGGGGGGGCAGTGAGCACACGGGGGGGCAGTGAGCACACGGGGGGGCAGTGAGCACACGGGGGGGCAGTCAGCACGGGGAGGGGCAGTCAGCACACGGGGGTCAGTGAGCACACGGGGGGGGCAGTCAGCACACGGGGGGGGCAGTCAGCACACGGGGGGGGCAGTCAGCACACGGGGGGGGGCAGTCAGCACACGGGGGGGGAAGTGAGCACACGGGGGGGGCAGTCAGCACACGGGGGGGACAGTGAGCACACACGGGGGGGGCAGTCAGCACACGGGGGGGTCAGTGAGCACACGGGGGGCAGTCAGCACACGGGGGTCAGTCAGCACACGGGGGGGCAGTCAGCACATGGAGGGGGGCAGTCAGCAcacggggggggggcagtgagcaCGCGGGAGGCGCTGCTGAGCGGAAGAGAGTCAAGGCAGCGAGGTGGACAGCTATGGCTTGGGTCCTCTGATGCCCGGGCACGGTTGAAAGCCCGAAGTCTCGGGTACGAGTCCCAAGTCCTCACCCCGGGCCCTGTCTCTTTGCCTTGCTGTCctcctccctgactcctcccCAGCTGCTAGCCCACTGTCAATGGGATCCACACTGGCAAGGACCTCAAGTTCCGCTGAGGGTGGGGGCAGTCACCCTAGGTTCCAGGGGCAGGCGTGAGGGGAATCTCAGGGCCCAGCTGTCTAGTTCTGGATCCCAGAACACGCAGCGTCCTTGGGCCCAGCACCCCCCGGACCAAAGCCCGGATGGTCAGAGAGCAGAAAGGATTCCGTAGGTCTCCTTCCCGCTGGGCCCGTCTGTCAGATGAGCTCTTGCTGCCGTTCTACCGGAGGATCCGAGGGACACATCTGGAGAAGCCTTCCACGGGACAGGTGGGAAGAGTTAGCATGGGGCCCTGGCTTCCTGGCAAGGCTGCTTAGGGGTTGGATTTCAGttcactgcaaaaataaaaaaaaaaaaagcagaaagtcGAGGGCCCGGGAGAGAGCACTGTCTGTAAAGTGTGTTGTCACACAAACATGGAGACCTGAgcttaatccccagaacccacatgaaaaagaCCAATAAGGAGGCTCtgattataatcccagcacaggaagtCGGGACAAGTGGACCCCTGGAgtttgctagccagccagtctaattGGTGAGTGCCAggtcctagtgagagaccctgtctgaaaaaataaggTAGCTGACTCCTGAGGAAAAACATCCAAGGTTGGCCtgtgacctccacgtgcatgtgcacacacgtacatgcacatatacacacatacgtgcacttgcacacacacttgAGAGTATACATGTTACCCACACGTATACACACCAGTAAATAAGCAAACCAATTAATTATCCAAAGAAACCTCCTTGgtagaaagcaaagaagaaaagttttCAGAGTAGGTGGGAGCTTCAGGGAAAGCATTAAAGCAGACTCCTGTTCCCGTTTCCTCTATTAGAATGGCCACCTTTGGGTATCTCATTGTTACTAAGATCTATTTTCAGAGTAAAACTTGGTCTCGGTTCAAAACAAAAGGAGTAGGCAGGAGAGGAGTGTGGAGcataatcaaaatatgttgtatgcacgaatgaaaatttcaaagaacaaataaaaatactattttacaaAAAGAGTCAATATATCTTGAGATCTCcagctcacacatacacacagtgaatACAAATAAAGAGGACAGTGACCTGTGCGTTGGGGAGGCCGGCTTTCCCAGGACTCGCCGTCTATTTAAGTGAAGGTCACAGCCCAGGTGAAAAGTCACAGACcagtaaaggaagaagtcaaagaattATCTGCCTCAGCTCAGCTCCCCGTGTGAGTGAGGGAGACCACCCAGTGTGAGCAGCTGCCACCTTCGGTGGGAAAATCAGAGAGGGGAGAAAGCCAGAGAGTGACCCCAGAGAAGGGGCGCTGTGGATGGGAAACAGTGAGGCCACAAACCCAGAAAATGGGGTGCCAGGAGGAGGACctgtgggaaaggaagggagtgGCCAGGGAGATGCCAACCTCGTGTTGCCAAAGGCGGTGCGGAGGGAAAGTGCCAAGCCATCCGCTGGCATTCCCTCCTGTGGGCATGTGCCATGCCGGGCTCCGGAGCCCTGCCCCAGCCAGCCTTTGTTCCTGCGAAGGCTCAGCAGTTTACTCAGAATGCTTGGGGGAAACAAACACACGTCCCTTCCTCGGGAGACAGATTATCACGTAAAGGGGAGCAAAGAACACAAAGATGTTTATTCTTTCTGTGGGCAAGGACAAGCGTGCACCAACCTCCCCAGGACCTAGGTACACCAGTAACAGAGTAAATATCTGAGCTCTGCTTGGCCGGTGTCAACAAAAGCTGTGATTCACAGACTCCCTCGGAAACAGGGAGGATGAATCTCAACGAGAGAGGCCCAGTCCTTGGCCAGAGCCCCAGGTAAAAGATGGCTCCCAGGACAGAGGCAAGCCTCTGAGTGCCAAGCTGCCATTCCAGGCCGGTGAGAACATCAACCAGGCACTGTGGGCCTCCCAAAGGACACTGCTACCACGGCACCTGGCTCagtttcccacccaccaggctgtATCAGCCTGTCTCTAAGTCAGCTGTTATGAGTCTCGTTTCCTTATCCACACATAGGATCTGAACACCTTGCTAGTATTTCCTCTCCTGCTCACCCACCCTTCACGACCACGGCAAGAAGCAATCGGACAGCAAGATGAAAGAGGACCTGAGTACCTGTCAGACACCTCACAGCAGAGGCGGGGAGCGggacacaggaagaaaggggCTGAGGCACACGGGAAGCCCCCGTCCACGCTCTAATGTGGAATGTGAGGCACAGCCAAGGAGGCGTGAGGGGCCAAGAGCATGGCTCTGTGAGAAAGAAAGTTCTctctgtgcaagcctgatgacctgacctGAGGTCAGTCCCTGGATCCtatagcagaaggagagaaccagccttGAAAACTGTCATCTGatgtccacacatgtgctgtgtcatgtgtgtgccagctctctctctctctctctctctctctctctctctctctctctcacacacacacacacacacacacacacacacacagcaacaacaacaataataataacagtttTCGGTTTGTAAGATAAGATGAATGAGAAGGGGCTTCTCCAGTGAGTGCAGCTCTGAGAATACCGGTCTTCAGGAAGGGATAGCCTGGGAGACTTCTGGAAAAGGGCAGCCTCAAAGATAGCTTGATGGTATATCACCTTGTTCAATTACCCAGAGTGCTTGAGCTTTGTCTTCCCAGCAGGACCATGAAGTTATCGCTAAAGATGAAGAATGTGTGTGGTGCTTCTTTTGGATCCTCACAGGACTCTTCTAGGATGGGCATGTGGCTAGCCCTTCATGAATACGTGTACTATCTGCAGGAGAATGGCACAGTGGACGTGTACTCTGCACGTACATGGTAGAGGCACTGTGGAAGTTTTTGCACACACGCTGAGGTTCAGAAAAGTTGGATGATGAGCCACGGGTCCCACTGCTAGCTACTGGAGGGGTTAGAATTCGAACCCAAGTCTTTGTGTTCCCACTCCTGTCCACAGAAGACAGAATTCCAAATGGCCTTGAAAGGCGAAATTGGCATAAGCATGGCATACACACAAGTGCATGCCAACATACCTGCTCCAGGAAGTCGCATGGGACACCCAGCAAACGTGGAAGGTTTTGACCAAAATTAAAGGGCAATCAATGCTGTGTGGAAGCTTAAGGAAGATGAATGCAGACCTGGAGGACCAGCCTGATGGGACTGGAGAAGGCAGGCAGTAGCTGCTGAGAAGATGCTCAGGCATAAGATACAAATGGAGGAATAGGAAACAGTGTTTCGAAGTCTCTTGTGTTGACACAAGATGTTTGGACTGGAGGGAGTTGGTCTCGGGCCTAAGAAAGCGGTTCAGAAATGAGGCAGTGTTTTGGAGTCCATTAGGAGATGCATGACTAGGACGTGACTGAAAGCAATTAAGTCGCTTCTCACCGGTCTGCTGATCAAGTCGCAACTAGACAGAGGTTTCCAcgcgggggaggggaggcagcaaACCAACCAGTGGGTTATTTTTTGCTTTAATGCCATTTCCTGCGGGGTACTCAGGGTGAGCTCAGGGCTGGCAGATGCCTAGGGGATGCCATCAGCAGGGCCCCCCTTCATTAATCAAGCCCCGCCCTTTGTGGAGGCCCATAAAAACCCGAGGGCCTGCATCTCCCTAGCTGCCTGGCTTCTCCATCCCCTTCACGCATCTACCTCGCGGGAGCTCCTGCCGCCTGCCTTCTTCACCCACCATGTCTCGGCAGTCCACCATCACCTTCCACTCCGGCGGCAGCCGCAGGGGCTTCAGCACAGCCTCCGCCACCACCCCAGCTACTGGCCGCTCCCGCTTCAGCTCTGTCTCTGTGGCCCGCTCCTCAGGAAACAGTGGGGGACTGGGCAGGATCGGTGGCGGTGGTGCAGGCTTTGGAAGCCGCAGCCTCTACAACCTTGGGGGGACCAAGCGGGTCTCCATCGGTGGATATGCTGGCAGTGGCTTCCGGAGCGGCTTTGGTGGCAGGGCTAGCGGTGGGTTTGGGGTCAGCAGTGGCTTCGGTTACGGGGGTGGCATTGGAGGGGGCTTCGGTGGCCCGGGcttccctgcctgtccctctgGAGGCATTCAAGAAGTCACTGTCAACCAGAGCCTCCTGACTCCCCTCAACCTTCAAATCGACCCCACGATCCAGCGGGTGCGGAAAGAGGAGCGCGAGCAGATCAAGACCCTCAACAACAAGTTTGCCTCCTTCATCGACAAGGTGGGCCTGTGCTCGCCCCTCAGCTTCCCAGTGTATGGAGTGACTGACGTGGAGGGGAAGGTTCagttctggagacagaagcaatGCGGGGTCCCCAGGAGGAGAACATGCATCAAACAGTGCCAGCCACGGACAGAGACATTTTCAAACCAGGCCAGCTGGCCCACAGGACCTTGTAGAGATGCCCCCACCCCTACCTCGTCCTCCCTGGGAATCCCCTTCTAGAAAGAGGGCTTCCACTGTGCCAGCTACCCTGACCCAGAGAAGTGGCATTGAGAAATACAACCTAGACTCCATGCCTCCCACCATAGAGGCTGTGCTCTCCCCCAGGACCAGTTGATGGAAATCCTAGAGTCCTTGGGATGCCTCCATGGGCTTTCTCGTTTGGAAGTGGAGTTGCCAGTTACATAGTTGCTGATTGAGTGTGGGATGAAAGCCTCGTGTGCTTGCCTCCACCGTTAGCAGGAGTGCATGGTTCTGCCTCCTGGGCTTCCCGAGTGAGGctcattctctctgctcccccGTAGGTGCGCTTCCTGGAACAGCAGAACAAGGTCCTGGAGACCAAGTGGAACCTCCTGCAGGAGCAGGGCTCCAGGACTGTGAGGCAGAACCTGGAACCCTTCTTCGACGCCTACCTCAACGACCTCCGCCGGCAGCTGGATGGCGTCACTGCTGAAAGAGGCAGGCTGGACGCCGAACTGAGGAGCATGCAGGAGGTTGTAGAAGACTTCAAAGTCAGGTGAGTGGGAGACGGGCTCCCGACGACACACAGCCATCCCCAGGGCTGCTGCTCTGCGGCCCAGAGAAGTGCAAAGGGGTGAGTGCCACATGAGCCAGGAGCGTTGGGTGTGCATCCCAGAGTGCAGAAGGTCAAGACCGCACAGGCAGGGTGGCAAGGGACCCCCATCTCAGCCTGGCTGCTGGCAAACCCAAGGGGCCTGTTCTTATCCGTCTGCATGACTGAAACAGGCACCAGCATCGCCCGACAAAACAAACCCGGTCGCTCATTCCGGCGAACGGTATTGCCTCACCTTTAGCGTGCTGCTTATCTCCACTGGGCGTGAGCCCAGGGCCTGAGATGGCTTGAATTTCCCACATGACAGGAGCTCGGGTGAAGGCAGGCAGCCAGGTAGAAGGAGGGGTTCTGGTCTTCCTCGTGGAGGGGAACACCGTTTATCATCTGGGCTACAGTGCATGGTCCTAGAGAGCCCGTCAGCTAGCTTGAGCTCTGCTTCATCACAAAAGTACACTGCTCAGTGGTCACCCCAAGACCCagggaaaatatttcaaaatgttccTGAAAGACTCTCCTAAGCCGATCAAAGATTTCTTCACAGCTTCAGCGGGCACTATGGAGGCAGCGTGTGTTTCTGGTGATTAGGACTATGAGTCTCCAAAGAAATGGAATTGCCTAAGCATGTGATTCTATTCCCATAAGTCTATGCTCACCTTCTAACTTCTAAATTTCTATcgtataaaagttttttttttttaaagctggcaGAAGGAATTATCTACCTTTTATAGAGGAAGAAATAGAGGTTAAATGAATCATCCAAAGTCATACGCAGGCCACTGAAGagctggaaaggaaggaaggtcttTAACTCTTGCCACAGCAGCAGGAACGGTTAAGTGGAAGCCTTGCTCAACCTCACACCCCCTCGCCCTCATCCTTGCAGGTACGAAGATGAAATCAACAAGCGCACTGCCGCCGAGAATGAGTTTGTGGGCCTGAAGAAGGTGAGTAGGGACGTCTCTTAAATGAGACTGGTTCTGAGCCGGTCATCCCGGCcctcgggagacagaagcaggagagctgtgtctgaagccagcctaggctgcatgtGATACTATGCCTCAAAGAAAGAAGGGCTGAGCATACAGATCAGGGGCAGAGCTTGTCGACCACACATCAAGCCCTTCGCTCAAGATCCAGCACTGAGAGGTAGTAGGGAGAAGGGGTGTCAAAGACGAGGATGAGGGAGTGAGGGGAGGGGGTAGAGAAAGAAATTGAGACTGAACCTTAAATCTCGGAGTATGAGATAGTCTGGTCCTGAGCTCACTCAAGAAATATCACACGGATGATGAGATCATGTGATGAGCTCAAGCCTCCCAGAACACACCTCTGTATTGAAGGCCCTGCTACTTCTGCTCGGGTCTCTGTTAGCCCAGGAAGCTTAAGCCCCAGTCTCAGTGAACGCCTATCCCAGCCCACAAAATCCAGGCAAGATTCTGCCCAGCTTCTCTTGACTTGCTGTTTGGTTCTGGGGTCATTTCAGGACGTGGATGGCGCCTACATGAACAAGGTAGAGCTGGAGGCTAAGGTGGACTCTCTGACTGACCAGATCAACTTCTACCGGATGATCTATGAGGCAGTAAGTCTGCAAGTAGTTCTGCTCTTCCTGGTATGAGAGCctagagaggaaaggaagctTCCGGGCGCCATTCACTTAGTGAGCTGAGCTGGCATG contains:
- the Krt75 gene encoding keratin, type II cytoskeletal 75; its protein translation is MSRQSTITFHSGGSRRGFSTASATTPATGRSRFSSVSVARSSGNSGGLGRIGGGGAGFGSRSLYNLGGTKRVSIGGYAGSGFRSGFGGRASGGFGVSSGFGYGGGIGGGFGGPGFPACPSGGIQEVTVNQSLLTPLNLQIDPTIQRVRKEEREQIKTLNNKFASFIDKVRFLEQQNKVLETKWNLLQEQGSRTVRQNLEPFFDAYLNDLRRQLDGVTAERGRLDAELRSMQEVVEDFKVRYEDEINKRTAAENEFVGLKKDVDGAYMNKVELEAKVDSLTDQINFYRMIYEAELSQMQNQVSDTSVVLSMDNNRSLDLDSIIAEVKAQYEDIANRSRAEAESWYQTKYEELQVTAGRHGDDLRNTKQEISEMNRMIQRLRSEIDAVKKQCASLQTAISDAEQRGELALKDARAKLVDLEDALQKAKQDMARLLREYQELMNVKLALDVEIATYRKLLEGEECRLSGEGVSPVNISVVTSTVSSGYGGGSNIGGGSLGLGGSSGYSFTTSGGHSLGTGLGGSGFTTSSSHGPAGSGSSIKFVSTTSSSRKSYKH